From a single Candoia aspera isolate rCanAsp1 chromosome 2, rCanAsp1.hap2, whole genome shotgun sequence genomic region:
- the APC gene encoding adenomatous polyposis coli protein, with product MAAVSYDQLLKQVEALKMENSNLRQELEDNSNHLTKLETEASNMKEVLKQLQGSIEDEAMASSGQIDLLERLKELNLDSNNFPGVKLRPKISMRSYGSREGSVSSRSGECSPVPMGSFPRRGFMNGSRESTGYLEELEKERSLLLAELEKEEKEKDWYYAQLQNLTKRIDSLPLTENFSLQTDMTRRQLEYEARQIRAAMEEQLGTCQDMEKRAQVRVARIQQIEKDILRIRQLLQSQVAETERAAPSKHGASSHEAERQNECQGAAEIIVATAGSSQGSAARMDHETSSVTSSNSNYSVPRRLTSHLGTKVEMVYSLLSMLGTHDKDDMSRTLLAMSSSQDSCIAMRQSGCLPLLIQLLHGNDKDSVLLGNSRGSKEARARASAALHNIIHSQPDDKRGRREIRVLHLLEQIREYCETCWEWQEAHDQGMDQDKNPMPAPVDHQICPAVCVLMKLSFDEEHRHAMNELGGLQAIAELLQVDCEMYGLTNDHYSVTLRRYAGMALTNLTFGDVANKATLCSMKGCMRALVAQLKSESEDLQQVIASVLRNLSWRADVNSKKTLREVGSVKALMECALEVKKESTLKSVLSALWNLSAHCTENKADICAVDGALAFLVGTLTYRSQTNTLAIIESGGGILRNVSSLIATNEDHRQILRENTCLQTLLHHLKSHSLTIVSNACGTLWNLSARNAKDQEALWDLGAVSMLKNLIHSKHKMIAMGSAAALRNLMANRPAKYKDANIMSPGSSLPSLHVRKQKALEAELDAQQLSETFDNIDNLSPKTSHRNKQRHKQNLYSEYVLDGNRHEDGVCRSENFNSSNVTVLSPYLNTTVLPGSSSSSRGNTESSRSEKDRSLDRDRAVGLNSYHSTAENSSSSSKRIGMQISTAAAQISKVMEEATNMHISQEERSNGSVTEIHCLSEDRNALRRTSAAHSHTNSYNFPKSENRTCSLPYSKAEYKRASNDSLNSVSSSDGYGKRGQMKPIESYSEDEESKFCSYGQYPADLAHKIHSANHMDDNDGELDTPINYSLKYSDEQLNSGRQSPSQNERWARPKHVIEEEIKQNEQRQSRSQSGAYPVYPESGDNKHLSYQSAFGQPECVSPFRSRESSNSEQNRVGCNHGINPKVNQSLCQVDDYETDKPTNYSEHYSEEEQHEEEDHPTNYSIKYNEEEHHVDQPIDYSLRYSTDVPPAQKPSFSFSKTPSVQSTKTDHISSSSGNTSSSAGSKKHNQLHPNSAQNRASHTQKPTSCKAASINQETIQTYCVEDTPICFSRCSSLSSLSSAEDETGRDHSTRVTDTDNFLKIVGIKENSGSLSTAVTTNETSLASQHLRTKSNRLQTSTISPSDSARHKAVEFSSGAKSPSKSGAQTPKSPPEHYVQETPLMFSRCTSVSSLDSFESRSIASSVQSEPCSGMISGIISPSDLPDSPGQTMPPSRSKTPPPTQVTQVKREAAKTKVSNTEKRESGPRQTAVNTAIQRVQVLQDSDTLLHFATESTPDGFSCSSSLSALSLDEPFIQKDVELRIMPPVHENDHVNEAELEQSNDTKDQLEKNTKEPTEIEKDILDDSDEDDIEILEECIISAMPTKSSRKAKKPSQVTASKIPPPVARKPSHLPVYKLLPSQSRLHSQKHVTFTPGDDMPRVYCVEGTPINFSTATSLSDLTIESPPNELASTGIAVSRVELTEIEKRDTIPTEGRNTEDAQRGKSGSTVGLNDDKTEEGDDILAECINSAMPKGKSHKPFRVKKIMDQIQLASTSSSINTKNQLEMEKKKPTSPVKPMPQSNEYRARLRKNMESKNNFSSERTYNESKTKKQSLENSSKDFNDKLPNNERARGSFAFDSPHHYTPIEGTPYCFSRNDSLSSLEFDDDMDLSREKAELRKEKDSENETSSNTEYISNQQSVSGTQACQKHSTGRNQPKTLGQNQTSFSPSAKDITATDEKTQNFAIENTPVCFSHNSSLSSLSDIDQENNNDKESESIEQIESPDKHIESTRAQVSGYAPKSFHVEDTPVCFSRNSSLSSLSIDSEDDLLQECISSAMPKKKKPSRSKGDSEKISSRNIGGILAEDLTLDLKDIQRPDSENGFSPDSENFDWKAIQEGANSIVSSLHQAAAASLSRQASSDSDSILSLKSGISLGSPFHLTPDQEEKPFITNKGPRIIKPGEKSTMESKKIESESKGIKGGKKVYKSMITGKARSNSELTSHLKQPLQTNMPSISRGRTMIHIPGVRNSSSSTSPVSKKGPQLKSAASKSPNESQSSTSSPRVTKPSMKSDPSPISRQPSQQGSSSKGPSRSGSRDSTPSRPQQQPLSRPLQSPGRNSISPGRNGISPPNKLSQLPRTASPSTASNKSTGTGRMAYTSPGRQMNQQTVAKQTGLPKSTSGIPRSESASKGLNQISGISGSNKKAELTRMSSAKSSGSESDRSERPVLVRQSTFIKETPSPTLRRKLEESVSFESLSPSRPDSPTQSQTQTPVLSPSLPDMSLSAHSAIQASGWRKLPPNLSPSLEYNDGRPTKRHDITRSHSESPSRLPINRSGTWKREHSKHSSSLPRVSTWRRTGSSSSILSASSESSEKAKSEDEKQHVTSFSGLKQGKENQAPTKGTWRKIKENEIPQIMTSPPQNISSGPTSAADSKTLIYQMAPAVSKTEDVWVRIEDCPINNPRSGKSPTGNTPPIIDSGSEKSSINSKESKDLHGKQNTGNGNIPVRTMGLETRLNSFIQADGPDKKGTETKIVLSNSTAAPETSENTLNERTPFSSSSSSKHSSPSGAVAARVTPFNYNPSPRKSSVDNSSVRPSQIPTPVNNSTKKRDSKTESTDSSGAQSPKRHSGSYLVTSV from the exons AACTGAATTTGGATAGCAATAACTTCCCTGGAGTGAAGCTAAGGCCAAAGATATCCATGCGTTCATACGGAAGCAGAGAAGGATCAGTTTCTAGTCGATCAGGTGAATGCAGCCCTGTTCCCATGGGATCATTTCCCAGAAGAGGTTTTATGAACGGAAGTAGAGAAAGCACTGGTTATCTAGAAGAACTAGAGAAAGAGAG ATCTCTCTTGCTTGCTGAgcttgaaaaggaagaaaaagaaaaagactggtATTATGCTCAGCTTCAGAATTTGACTAAGAGGATAGATAGTCTGCCTCTTACTGAAAAT TTTTCGTTGCAGACTGACATGACTAGAAGGCAATTGGAATATGAGGCGAGACAGATCAGAGCTGCCATGGAGGAACAACTCGGTACATGTCAGGACATGGAGAAGAGAGCGCAG GTGAGAGTGGCTAGAATTCAACAAATTGAGAAAGATATTCTACGTATAAGACAGCTGTTGCAATCCCAAGTTGCCGAGACAGAG AGAGCAGCTCCAAGCAAGCATGGTGCAAGTTCACATGAAGCTGAGAGGCAAAATGAATGTCAAGGAGCAGCTGAAATCATTGTGGCAACTGCTGGCAGTAGCCAG GGTTCAGCTGCTCGAATGGACCATGAAACATCCAGTGTTACGAGTTCTAATAGTAATTATTCTGTTCCTCGAAGACTGACAAGTCACTTGGGTACCAAG GTTGAAATGGTGTATTCACTGCTGTCAATGCTGGGTACTCACGATAAAGATGATATGTCACGAACATTGCTAGCCATGTCTAGCTCCCAGGATAGCTGCATAGCTATGCGCCAGTCTGGATGTCTTCCTCTTCTCATTCAGCTTTTGCATGGCAATGATAAAGACTCTGTGTTGTTGGGAAACTCACGTGGAAGTAAGGAGGCCCGTGCCAGAGCCAGTGCAGCACTGCATAATATCATTCATTCCCAGCCTGATGATAAACGAGGCAGACGAGAAATACGTGTCCTCCATCTTCTAGAACAAATCCGAGAGTACTGTGAAACTTGTTGGGAATGGCAGGAAGCACACGATCAGGGCATGGACCAGGACAAAAATCCAA TGCCAGCTCCAGTTGACCATCAGATCTGTCCTGCAGTATGTGTTTTAATGAAGCTTTCATTTGATGAAGAACATAGGCATGCGATGAATGAACttg GGGGGTTACAAGCCATTGCAGAATTGCTGCAGGTAGATTGTGAAATGTATGGGCTTACTAACGACCATTATAGTGTCACGTTAAGACGATACGCTGGAATGGCTCTGACAAATTTAACTTTTGGAGATGTTGCCAATAAG GCTACTTTGTGTTCTATGAAGGGTTGCATGAGGGCTTTAGTAGCACAGTTAAAATCTGAAAGTGAAGATTTGCAGCAG GTTATTGCAAGTGTTTTAAGAAATTTGTCTTGGCGGGCAGATGTGAACAGTAAAAAGACACTACGAGAGGTTGGAAGTGTGAAAGCATTGATGGAATGTGCTTTGGAAGTTAAAAAG GAATCTACACTAAAAAGTGTATTGAGTGCCTTATGGAACTTATCAGCACATTGCACTGAGAATAAAGCTGATATATGTGCCGTGGATGGTGCTCTTGCCTTTTTGGTTGGCACACTGACTTACCGAAGCCAAACAAATACTTTAGCCATCATTGAAAGTGGAGGGGGAATTCTTCGTAATGTGTCTAGCTTGATTGCTACAAATGAGGACCACAG GCAAATATTGAGAGAGAATACCTGCTTGCAAACCCTTTTACATCATTTGAAGTCTCACAGTTTGACAATAGTCAGTAATGCATGTGGAACGCTGTGGAACTTGTCTGCACGGAATGCAAAGGACCAGGAAGCGTTATGGGACTTGGGAGCAGTTAGTATGCTCAAAAACCTCATACATTCGAAGCACAAAATGATAGCTATGGGGAGTGCTGCAGCTCTAAGGAATTTAATGGCAAACAGACCTGCAAAATATAAAGATGCTAATATTATGTCTCCAGGTTCAAGCTTACCATCTCTTCATGTCAGAAAGCAGAAAGCACTAGAAGCAGAATTAGATGCTCAGCAATTATCTGAGACTTTTGACAACATTGATAACTTAAGTCCCAAAACATCTCACCGCAATAAACAAAGACATAAACAGAATCTTTACAGTGAATATGTTTTGGATGGTAATCGCCATGAAGATGGAGTTTGCAGGTCAGAGAATTTTAACAGTAGTAATGTGACTGTACTTTCACCATATTTAAATACCACAGTATTGCCTGGCTCCTCATCCTCAAGCAGAGGAAATACAGAGAGTTCTCGTTCTGAAAAAGACCGGAGTTTAGATAGAGACCGTGCAGTGGGTTTAAACAGCTATCACTCCACAGCAGAAAATTCCAGTAGCTCTTCTAAACGAATAGGAATGCAAATTTCAACTGCTGCTGCTCAGATTTCAAAAGTAATGGAGGAAGCAACAAATATGCATATTTCACAAGAAGAAAGAAGCAATGGATCTGTAACAGAAATTCACTGTTTGTCAGAAGACAGGAATGCTTTAAGAAGAACTTCTGCTGCTCACTCTCACACAAATagttataactttccaaaatctgaGAACAGGACATGTTCTCTGCCATATTCAAAAGCAGAGTATAAAAGAGCTTCTAATGATAGCTTAAACAGTGTCAGTAGCAGTGATGGGTATGGTAAAAGAGGACAAATGAAGCCTATAGAATCTTattctgaagatgaagaaagtaaATTTTGCAGTTATGGACAGTATCCTGCTGATTTAGCTCATAAAATACACAGTGCTAATCATATGGATGACAATGATGGAGAACTGGATACTCCAATAAACTATAGTCTAAAATATTCTGATGAACAATTGAATTCTGGAAGGCAAAGCCCATCCCAGAATGAAAGATGGGCAAGACCCAAGCATGtaatagaagaagaaataaagcagAATGAGCAAAGGCAATCCAGAAGTCAAAGTGGAGCATATCCTGTATATCCTGAGAGTGGTGATAATAAACACCTGAGTTACCAGTCAGCTTTTGGACAGCCGGAATGTGTATCTCCTTTCAGATCAAGAGAATCCAGCAATTCAGAACAAAACAGAGTAGGATGTAATCATGGAATAAATCCCAAAGTGAATCAATCCTTGTGTCAGGTTGATGATTATGAGACTGATAAGCCTACTAATTATAGCGAGCATTACTCTGAAGAGGAACAGCATGAGGAAGAAGATCATCCAACTAATTAtagcataaaatataatgaagAGGAGCACCATGTGGATCAGCCAATTGATTACAGTCTTCGATATTCAACAGATGTTCCTCCTGCACAGAAACcatctttttcattttcaaaaactcCATCAGTGCAGAGTACTAAAACTGATCATATTTCATCAAGCAGTGGAAATACATCATCTTCTGCTGGCTCAAAAAAACATAACCAACTTCATCCAAATTCTGCTCAGAATAGGGCAAGTCATACCCAGAAGCCTACATCCTGCAAAGCAGCTTCCATTAACCAGGAAACAATACAAACTTACTGTGTAGAAGATACACCAATATGTTTTTCAAGATGTAGCTCTCTATCATCTTTATCATCAGCTGAAGATGAAACAGGACGTGACCATTCCACACGTGTAACAGATACTGATAACTTTCTGAAGATAGTGGGAATCAAAGAAAACAGTGGAAGTCTGTCAACAGCAGTTACAACTAATGAAACCTCATTAGCTTCCCAGCACCTTAGAACAAAATCAAATAGACTTCAGACTTCTACTATATCACCTTCTGATTCAGCAAGACATAAAGCTGTTGAGTTTTCTTCAGGTGCCAAATCTCCTTCAAAAAGTGGTGCTCAGACTCCTAAGAGCCCACCAGAACATTATGTACAGGAGACTCCACTCATGTTTAGCAGATGTACCTCTGTGAGTTCCTTGGATAGTTTTGAGAGCCGTTCAATTGCTAGCTCTGTTCAAAGTGAGCCATGTAGTGGGATGATAAGTGGTATAATAAGCCCAAGTGATCTTCCGGATAGTCCTGGGCAAACAATGCCACCCAGCAGAAGTAAAACTCCACCCCCTACACAAGTGACCCAAGTAAAGAGAGAAGCAGCCAAAACAAAAGTATCGAACACTGAAAAGAGAGAATCTGGGCCAAGACAAACAGCTGTAAATACAGCCATTCAGCGGGTGCAGGTATTGCAAGACTCTGACACTTTGTTACACTTTGCAACAGAAAGTACACCAGATGGGTTTTCTTGTTCATCAAGCCTAAGTGCTTTGAGTCTTGATGAACCATTTATCCAGAAAGATGTAGAATTGAGAATAATGCCTCCTGTGCATGAAAATGATCATGTGAATGAAGCAGAACTTGAACAGTCAAATGATACAAAGGATCAACtggagaaaaatacaaaagaaccCACTGAAATAGAGAAAGATATACTAGATGATTCAGATGAAGATGATATTGAAATATTGGAGGAGTGTATTATTTCTGCTATGCCAACAAAATCTTCACGTAAAGCCAAAAAGCCTTCTCAGGTAACTGCTTCTAAAATACCTCCACCTGTAGCCAGAAAACCAAGCCATCTGCCTGTTTATAAACTTCTTCCTTCTCAAAGCAGATTACATTCCCAAAAGCATGTTACATTTACACCTGGTGATGATATGCCACGTGTTTATTGTGTTGAGGGAACACCAATAAATTTTTCAACAGCTACATCTCTGAGTGATCTAACAATAGAATCACCTCCAAATGAACTGGCCAGTACAGGGATTGCTGTTTCTCGAGtggaattaactgaaattgaaaagAGAGATACAATTCCCACAGAAGGAAGAAATACAGAAGATGCTCAAAGGGGAAAAAGTGGATCTACTGTTGGGTTGAATGATGACAAAACAGAAGAAGGTGATGACATTCTTGCAGAATGTATTAATTCTGCTATGCCAAAAGGGAAAAGCCACAAACCTTTCAGAGTGAAAAAGATAATGGATCAGATCCAGCTAGCATCTACATCATCCTCAATAAATACTAAAAATCAActagaaatggagaaaaagaaaccaaCGTCACCAGTAAAGCCTATGCCACAAAGCAATGAGTACAGAGCACGTTTAAGAAAAAATATGGAgtcaaaaaataattttagtagTGAAAGAACTTACAATGagagtaaaacaaagaaacaaagtctTGAAAATAGTTCAAAAGATTTTAATGATAAACTTCCAAATAATGAGCGTGCAAGAGGAAGCTTTGCATTTGATTCTCCCCACCACTATACTCCAATTGAAGGAACCCCATATTGTTTTTCTCGAAATGACTCTTTGAGTTCCTTGGAATTTGATGATGATATGgatctttcaagagaaaaggcaGAACTGAGAAAGGAGAAAGACAGTGAAAATGAAACCAGCTCCAATACAGAATATATTTCAAATCAGCAATCAGTCAGTGGAACACAAGCTTGCCAAAAGCACTCAACAGGAAGAAATCAGCCCAAAACGTTGGGGCAAAACCAGACCTCTTTTTCTCCATCAGCCAAAGACATTACAGCTACAGATGAAAAAACACAAAATTTTGCAATAGAAAATACACCTGTTTGTTTCTCTCATAATTCCTCTCTGAGTTCTCTCAGTGATATTGATCAGGAAAACAACAATGACAAAGAAAGTGAATCAATAGAACAAATAGAATCGCCTGATAAACACATAGAATCAACTAGAGCACAAGTTTCTGGATATGCTCCTAAATCATTTCATGTAGAAGATACGCCTGTATGTTTTTCAAGGAACAGTTCCCTCAGTTCTCTTAGTATTGATTCAGAAGATGACCTTTTGCAGGAATGTATTAGTTCAGCCATGCCTAAAAAGAAAAAGCCTTCAAGATCCAAGGGGGATAGTGAAAAAATTAGTTCTAGAAACATAGGAGGCATTTTAGCAGAAGACCTTACATTAGATTTAAAAGATATACAAAGGCCTGATTCAGAGAATGGTTTCTCACCAGATTCAGAGAACTTCGACTGGAAAGCTATTCAGGAAGGTGCAAATTCTATAGTTAGCAGCTTACATCAAGCCGCTGCAGCATCACTATCCAGACAAGCTTCATCAGATTCAGATTCAATCCTTTCATTAAAATCAGGAATTTCCTTAGGATCACCATTTCATCTTACACCAGATCAAGAAGAAAAGCCTTTTATTACTAATAAGGGTCCAAGAATTATTAAACCAGGAGAGAAGAGTACAATGGAAAGTAAGAAAATTGAGTCTGAAAGTAAAGGAattaaaggaggaaagaaagtcTATAAAAGCATGATTACAGGTAAAGCTCGTTCTAATTCTGAACTTACGAGTCATTTGAAACAGCCGTTGCAAACAAATATGCCCTCCATTTCTCGAGGTAGGACAATGATTCATATTCCTGGAGTTCGAAATAGTTCTTCAAGTACAAGTCCAGTTTCTAAAAAAGGACCACAACTAAAGAGTGCAGCTTCCAAAAGTCCTAATGAAAGCCAGAGTTCTACTAGCTCTCCTAGGGTTACCAAACCTTCTATGAAATCTGATCCAAGCCCTATATCTAGACAGCCATCTCAACAGGGTAGCTCAAGTAAAGGGCCTTCTAGGTCAGGATCTAGAGATTCTACACCTTCTAGACCACAACAGCAACCATTAAGTAGACCTCTGCAGTCTCCTGGCAGAAACTCAATTTCACCAGGTAGAAATGGCATAAGTCCTCCCAATAAGCTCTCCCAGCTGCCAAGAACAGCATCACCAAGTACAGCTTCCAACAAATCTACAGGTACGGGAAGAATGGCATACACATCACCAGGCAGACAAATGAACCAGCAAACTGTAGCAAAACAAACAGGATTGCCTAAAAGTACTAGTGGAATTCCTAGAAGTGAATCTGCCTCAAAAGGATTAAATCAAATTTCTGGTATCAGTGGGTCAAATAAAAAGGCTGAGTTAACTAGAATGTCATCAGCCAAATCAAGTGGGAGTGAATCTGACCGGTCAGAGAGACCTGTTTTAGTACGTCAGTCAACTTTTATTAAAGAAACCCCAAGTCCTACACTAAGAAGAAAATTGGAAGAGTCTGTCTCATTTGAATCTTTGTCACCTTCTAGACCAGACTCTCCAACCCAGTCCCAAACACAGACTCCAGTTTTAAGTCCATCACTTCCTGACATGTCTTTATCTGCTCACTCAGCCATCCAAGCCAGTGGTTGGAGAAAGTTACCTCCTAACCTGAGTCCATCTTTAGAATACAATGATGGGAGGCCAACAAAACGGCATGACATAACTCGATCTCATTCTGAGAGTCCATCCAGATTGCCAATTAACAGATCAGGGACATGGAAGCGTGAGCACAGTAAGCATTCTTCATCACTTCCTCGTGTAAGTACTTGGCGAAGGACAGGAAGTTCTTCCTCAAttctttcagcttcttcagaatccAGTGAAAAGGCAAAAAGTGAAGATGAAAAGCAACATGTAACTTCTTTTTCTGGACTCAAACAAGGTAAAGAAAACCAAGCTCCAACAAAAGGGACATGGAGAAagataaaggaaaatgaaattccTCAAATAATGACAAGTCCTCCTCAGAATATCTCATCAGGTCCTACCAGTGCTGCTGATTCAAAAACTCTAATTTACCAGATGGCCCCTGCAGTCTCTAAAACAGAGGATGTATGGGTGAGGATTGAGGACTGTCCTATCAATAATCCAAGATCTGGAAAATCTCCAACAGGAAACACTCCCCCCATTATAGACAGTGGTTCAGAGAAAAGCAGTATAAATAGCAAAGAATCAAAAGATCTTCATGGAAAACAA